Proteins from a genomic interval of Youhaiella tibetensis:
- a CDS encoding ABC transporter permease yields the protein MSALHRKLLRDAARLWAQVLAISLVLAAGVATLIVGTGAYASLAQTRDAYYRSSSFADIFANVTRAPNALNEQIRSIPGVRGSETRIVEAALADVPGMSQPASVELISLPDLGAQSLNKVHVRRGRLPAKDSHDEAAVSERFAMAHDMQIGDKLSVVANGRWREIRVTGIVLSPEFIYAIGPGDIFPDDRRFGVLWMSESMMAAAYDMQDAFSSVLVDVTPGVDTRRVIERIDTLLKPFGTQGAYGRDQQISYRFLYAELRQLQAMSWVLPPIFLAVAAFLVGMTLSRLVTLEREQVGLLKALGYGKWAVARHYVEFAIIVGIVGLVIGLGAGVVLGQRLTRLYAQYYSFPFLSFSGDARIYVLAAFASIGAVVIGAGRSALAVASLPPSVAMLPQPPSRYSRTFGTNTPALASGGMALVMVIRHLVHSPLRTAGAVMGVVLATAVLVASLWSFGSTDFLIDFTFFKAQRQSATVTFGKPLPPSAALDLARLPGVSRVEPIRVVPAVLRNGIHERRVAVEGRVAGADLSRSLDTELRPVEAPGSGLMLSSALAAALAVAPGDTVELEPLIGVRESKLVPVVSVVESYIGLGATMRLEALERLLGGAVTIGGADIRLDPSREDAFFASVKHVPTVASVSLLRLALTKFRETLAQNVLVMVAIYVGFAGIIAFGVIYNFARISLSEQGRELASLRVLGFSSREVAAVLYRELAIILLVSQPIGWLLGYGLGSAVARGFSTELYRIPLIIGPDVYAWASICVVGSGLLSFVLIGRRIRRLDLIAVLKTRE from the coding sequence ATGTCGGCGTTGCACCGGAAATTGCTCCGGGATGCAGCCAGGCTCTGGGCCCAGGTCCTTGCCATATCGCTGGTGCTGGCGGCGGGCGTGGCAACGCTGATCGTGGGCACCGGCGCCTATGCTTCGCTGGCACAGACCCGGGACGCCTACTACCGGTCGAGCAGTTTCGCCGACATCTTTGCCAATGTGACGCGCGCCCCGAACGCCCTCAACGAGCAGATCCGGAGCATACCGGGCGTTCGCGGCAGCGAGACGCGGATCGTGGAGGCTGCCCTGGCCGACGTGCCGGGGATGAGCCAGCCGGCCAGCGTCGAGCTGATATCGCTGCCCGACCTCGGCGCGCAGAGCCTCAACAAGGTGCATGTGAGGCGCGGCCGGCTGCCTGCAAAAGATTCCCATGACGAAGCCGCCGTCAGCGAGCGTTTCGCCATGGCCCATGACATGCAGATCGGGGACAAGCTGTCGGTCGTGGCCAACGGGCGCTGGCGTGAGATCCGCGTGACAGGGATCGTGCTGTCGCCCGAGTTCATCTATGCCATCGGCCCCGGCGACATCTTTCCCGATGATCGCCGTTTCGGCGTGCTCTGGATGTCCGAGAGCATGATGGCTGCGGCTTACGACATGCAGGATGCCTTTTCGAGCGTCCTGGTGGACGTGACGCCGGGCGTCGATACGCGGCGGGTGATCGAGCGCATCGATACGCTCCTGAAGCCGTTCGGAACGCAGGGCGCCTATGGGCGCGACCAGCAGATATCCTACCGCTTTCTCTATGCCGAGCTTCGGCAATTGCAGGCGATGAGCTGGGTGTTGCCGCCCATCTTCCTGGCGGTCGCGGCATTCCTCGTCGGCATGACCCTGTCGCGCCTGGTGACGCTGGAGCGCGAGCAGGTGGGGCTGCTCAAGGCACTGGGGTATGGCAAATGGGCGGTGGCCCGGCACTACGTGGAATTCGCCATCATCGTGGGGATCGTCGGCCTCGTGATCGGGCTCGGCGCGGGCGTCGTGCTCGGCCAGAGGCTCACCCGGCTCTACGCGCAGTATTACTCGTTCCCGTTCCTCTCGTTCAGCGGCGATGCGCGCATCTATGTACTGGCAGCCTTTGCCAGTATCGGGGCGGTGGTGATCGGCGCGGGCCGGAGTGCGCTCGCCGTTGCCTCGCTGCCGCCATCGGTCGCCATGCTTCCACAGCCGCCCAGCCGCTATAGCCGCACCTTCGGCACCAATACCCCGGCCTTGGCCTCAGGTGGCATGGCCCTCGTGATGGTGATCCGGCACCTCGTCCACAGCCCGCTCAGAACCGCCGGCGCGGTCATGGGGGTGGTCCTTGCCACGGCCGTTCTCGTCGCCTCGCTCTGGAGCTTCGGCTCCACGGACTTCCTGATCGACTTCACCTTCTTCAAGGCGCAGCGACAGAGCGCAACCGTCACCTTCGGAAAACCGCTGCCACCCTCGGCCGCGCTTGATCTCGCGCGCCTGCCCGGCGTCTCGCGGGTCGAGCCGATACGGGTCGTCCCGGCAGTTCTTCGCAACGGCATTCACGAACGCAGGGTGGCCGTAGAGGGACGGGTGGCGGGAGCCGACCTGTCGCGATCTCTCGACACCGAACTGCGCCCGGTCGAAGCGCCAGGGAGCGGGCTCATGCTGTCATCGGCGCTGGCCGCAGCGCTCGCGGTCGCTCCCGGAGACACGGTAGAACTGGAGCCACTGATCGGGGTGCGCGAGTCCAAGCTCGTGCCGGTCGTCTCCGTGGTCGAATCCTATATCGGGCTCGGCGCGACCATGCGCCTTGAGGCGCTCGAAAGGCTGCTGGGCGGGGCCGTGACCATCGGCGGGGCCGACATTCGCCTCGATCCCAGCCGGGAGGACGCGTTCTTTGCCTCCGTCAAGCACGTGCCGACCGTTGCCTCGGTCTCGCTGCTGCGGCTGGCGCTGACCAAGTTCCGCGAGACGCTGGCACAGAACGTCCTGGTGATGGTTGCCATCTACGTGGGCTTCGCGGGCATCATCGCCTTCGGGGTCATCTACAACTTCGCCCGAATTTCGCTTTCCGAGCAGGGCAGGGAACTGGCCAGCCTGCGCGTTCTCGGCTTCTCCTCGAGGGAGGTGGCGGCGGTGCTGTACCGGGAGCTGGCGATCATCCTCCTGGTGTCCCAGCCGATCGGCTGGCTGCTGGGCTATGGCCTCGGCTCTGCTGTCGCCCGAGGGTTCAGCACCGAGCTTTATCGCATTCCGCTCATCATCGGGCCCGATGTCTATGCGTGGGCGAGCATCTGCGTGGTGGGGTCGGGGCTGCTGTCGTTCGTGTTGATCGGGCGGCGTATTCGCCGGCTCGACCTGATTGCCGTTCTCAAGACGAGGGAATAG
- a CDS encoding efflux RND transporter periplasmic adaptor subunit, with protein sequence MVRRIAWVVVAVVLLAGIAWALWPRPILVETGSVENRDLVLQIDNEGRSQVREVFTVSAPIAGRMARLDLHAGDSVTKGETVVAEIRPLDPGLLDSRSRQVSQARTQAAQSAVDLAEAERDRASAQLSFAQSALDRQLFLSERGTVPETATDQARFDLSTARSALASAEASLKMRQDELQATKAELIEGNDEASTPQCCMSVYTPASGLVLRVLTESEQVVQPGAPLLTLGDPSDIEIVVPTLSSDAVGIAVGADATIDGWGGPPLEARVTRIDPAARTVVSALGIEEQRVDVILALAEPVPQGYRLGHDFRVIAHITTWRGDGVLAVPAGALFRHGNDWAVFVVSGGKAQRRIVQIGHQNADYGEVLSGLKTGEAVVLYPNDQLADGSAVTISTGVEGG encoded by the coding sequence ATGGTGAGACGCATTGCATGGGTCGTGGTCGCGGTCGTCCTGCTCGCGGGCATCGCCTGGGCCCTCTGGCCGCGGCCGATCCTCGTGGAGACCGGCAGCGTGGAGAATAGGGACCTGGTGCTGCAGATCGACAACGAGGGGCGGAGCCAGGTCCGCGAGGTGTTCACGGTATCCGCCCCGATTGCGGGCCGGATGGCGCGGCTGGACCTGCATGCCGGCGACAGCGTGACCAAGGGAGAGACGGTCGTTGCCGAGATCAGGCCGCTTGATCCCGGGCTTCTCGATTCCCGGTCCCGTCAGGTTTCGCAAGCGCGCACGCAGGCCGCGCAGTCGGCCGTCGATCTGGCGGAAGCCGAGCGGGACCGGGCGAGCGCGCAACTGAGCTTCGCGCAGAGTGCCCTCGACCGGCAGTTGTTCCTCTCCGAACGGGGCACGGTGCCCGAGACGGCCACCGATCAGGCGCGTTTCGATCTCTCGACCGCGCGCTCGGCCCTTGCGAGCGCCGAGGCCTCGCTCAAGATGCGCCAGGATGAATTGCAGGCTACCAAGGCCGAACTCATCGAAGGGAATGACGAGGCGTCGACGCCGCAATGCTGCATGTCTGTCTACACGCCGGCCTCGGGTCTGGTGCTGCGCGTGCTCACCGAAAGCGAGCAGGTGGTGCAGCCGGGTGCGCCGCTGCTGACCCTGGGCGATCCCTCCGACATCGAAATCGTGGTGCCCACGCTCTCGAGTGACGCCGTGGGCATCGCCGTAGGTGCCGACGCCACCATCGACGGATGGGGAGGCCCGCCGCTGGAGGCCAGGGTCACCCGCATCGATCCGGCGGCGCGAACCGTGGTCTCGGCACTGGGCATCGAGGAGCAGCGGGTCGACGTGATCCTGGCGCTCGCCGAACCGGTGCCGCAGGGTTATCGGCTCGGGCATGATTTTCGCGTCATCGCCCACATCACCACCTGGCGTGGCGATGGCGTGCTGGCTGTGCCGGCAGGGGCGCTGTTCCGGCATGGCAATGACTGGGCGGTGTTCGTGGTTTCGGGCGGGAAGGCGCAACGCCGGATAGTCCAGATCGGGCACCAGAATGCCGACTACGGCGAGGTGCTGTCGGGGCTCAAGACGGGCGAGGCGGTTGTGCTTTATCCCAACGATCAGCTCGCGGATGGATCCGCGGTCACCATTTCGACAGGCGTCGAGGGGGGATGA
- a CDS encoding metallophosphoesterase family protein, with product MKQTFVVADLHGRLDVLEAALARIEERSPEGGKVVFTGDYIDRGPQSREVIERLRAGPKPGWRWVILKGNHEDMMVRSRLRPAGDRSVRDDERWLANGGTETLDSYNGDIPHSHLTWARDLPSIHRDKHRIYVHAGVDPQVPLSGHDDSILLWLRYPAGKDVQYPGGLHTVHGHTPNPEGPELYKGRTNLDTLAVRTGRLVVGVFDDDRPGGPVDLLEVKVD from the coding sequence ATGAAGCAGACCTTTGTAGTCGCCGATCTGCATGGCCGCCTCGATGTGCTCGAAGCGGCGCTGGCGCGAATCGAGGAGCGCAGCCCCGAGGGCGGCAAGGTCGTTTTTACCGGCGACTACATCGATCGTGGCCCGCAAAGCCGCGAAGTCATCGAGCGCCTCAGGGCCGGGCCGAAGCCTGGCTGGCGATGGGTGATCCTGAAGGGCAACCACGAAGACATGATGGTGCGCTCGCGCCTCCGCCCGGCAGGCGACCGTTCGGTCCGCGACGACGAGCGCTGGCTCGCCAACGGCGGCACCGAGACCCTCGATTCCTACAATGGCGACATTCCGCACAGCCACCTGACCTGGGCTCGCGACCTGCCCTCGATCCATCGAGACAAGCACCGGATTTACGTGCATGCCGGCGTCGATCCGCAAGTGCCGCTGTCAGGTCACGACGATTCCATCCTGCTCTGGCTGCGCTACCCGGCCGGCAAGGACGTGCAGTATCCCGGCGGGCTCCACACCGTGCACGGGCATACGCCCAACCCGGAAGGGCCCGAGCTCTACAAGGGCCGAACGAACCTGGACACGCTTGCCGTCCGCACCGGGCGGCTGGTGGTCGGCGTTTTCGATGACGATCGCCCGGGTGGGCCGGTCGATCTGCTCGAGGTCAAGGTCGACTGA
- a CDS encoding methyltransferase, translated as MGETAFDTIQQLAAGHYLVAALEAVTDLQVADALEEDTPVAALAERVGANPDALDRTMRLLASHGIFARNAGTIAHTDASRLLRQDHPASMRPFVMMFAQEVHWRSAAELAHSLRTGEAVATRLYDGGLWGYFEAHPDHERQFGEAMQAKARAQIEGILASHDFSPYRRIVDVGGGQGHLLRAVLEKHDQAEGVLFDVPAVVEAARKHAAPERLEYVPGSFFEKVPEGDAIVLMEILHDWPDEEASRILQTVRAAVPADARLLVIETEVPEDEDVHWSKLLDIIMLAQFASRQRTREQYRSLLEANGFLVSGVTDTGRDISVIEARPV; from the coding sequence ATGGGAGAGACGGCTTTTGACACAATCCAGCAACTCGCGGCCGGCCATTATCTGGTGGCAGCTCTTGAGGCCGTGACCGACCTGCAGGTGGCTGACGCTCTGGAAGAGGACACGCCGGTCGCGGCGCTGGCGGAACGCGTCGGCGCCAATCCGGACGCGCTCGACCGGACAATGCGGTTGCTCGCTTCCCACGGCATCTTTGCCAGGAACGCAGGCACCATAGCGCATACGGACGCATCACGCCTGCTGCGGCAGGACCATCCCGCCTCGATGCGCCCGTTCGTCATGATGTTCGCGCAGGAAGTCCACTGGCGCAGCGCCGCCGAACTGGCCCACAGCCTGCGCACGGGCGAGGCCGTGGCGACACGGCTCTACGATGGCGGGCTTTGGGGCTATTTCGAAGCGCACCCGGATCACGAGCGCCAGTTCGGCGAGGCCATGCAGGCCAAGGCCAGGGCGCAGATCGAAGGCATCCTCGCCAGCCACGACTTTTCGCCCTACCGGCGGATCGTGGATGTCGGCGGCGGCCAGGGGCATCTTCTCAGAGCCGTCCTCGAAAAGCACGACCAGGCTGAGGGGGTGCTTTTCGATGTTCCCGCCGTGGTCGAGGCCGCACGCAAACATGCGGCCCCCGAGCGCCTGGAATACGTGCCGGGTAGTTTCTTCGAGAAGGTGCCGGAGGGCGATGCCATCGTCCTGATGGAAATCCTGCACGACTGGCCCGATGAGGAGGCCTCGCGGATACTGCAGACCGTACGGGCCGCGGTTCCCGCCGACGCCCGCCTTCTCGTCATAGAGACCGAAGTGCCGGAGGACGAGGACGTGCACTGGTCCAAGCTGCTCGACATCATCATGCTGGCCCAGTTCGCCAGCCGGCAGCGGACGCGCGAGCAATATCGGTCCCTGCTCGAGGCGAACGGCTTCCTGGTCTCGGGGGTCACCGACACGGGGCGCGACATCTCGGTGATCGAGGCGCGCCCGGTATGA
- a CDS encoding YqhA family protein, whose amino-acid sequence MSASNQHQSQHEAESGGTSALLTAGGGFIRAVMVIPVVATFMAALALLVYGAIETWHFIDALYISDHHPSRDEALLLAIEIVDLFLLATVVQVVSLGLYQLYFNQDLRLPAWLKIDNLDDLKSKLVGVTITVLAVYFLGQAVVWTGNGSPDILYLGGAVAMVIVALTYFLSKIDH is encoded by the coding sequence ATGAGCGCCAGCAACCAGCACCAATCGCAGCACGAGGCCGAATCCGGCGGCACGAGCGCGCTCCTGACGGCGGGCGGCGGCTTCATCCGGGCCGTCATGGTCATTCCGGTCGTGGCTACCTTCATGGCGGCGCTGGCGCTTCTGGTCTACGGCGCCATCGAGACCTGGCACTTCATCGACGCCCTCTACATCTCGGACCACCATCCGAGCCGCGACGAGGCGCTACTGCTGGCCATCGAAATCGTGGACCTCTTCCTGCTCGCAACGGTGGTGCAGGTGGTCTCCCTCGGGCTCTACCAGCTCTATTTCAACCAGGACCTGCGCCTGCCGGCCTGGCTCAAGATCGACAACCTCGACGATCTCAAGTCCAAGCTGGTCGGCGTGACCATCACCGTGCTCGCCGTCTATTTCCTCGGCCAGGCGGTCGTCTGGACCGGGAACGGCAGCCCGGACATCCTCTATCTGGGCGGAGCGGTGGCCATGGTTATCGTGGCGCTCACCTATTTCCTGAGCAAGATCGACCATTGA
- a CDS encoding helix-turn-helix domain-containing protein, protein MNDTPEIGPVIQRERKARHLTLEQLAARSGVSKSMLSQIERSEANPTFAVLWSLTQALKIDFTDLIAGGVAHRQANPIELVPVAHTPEIKSPDGAWKLRILSPPALAGRMEWYDVEIAPKGRLESAPHAPGTFEHLTARSEGLVVETEQGRQELGEGETARYRADVVHKILNGGAEAAHALMVVLYE, encoded by the coding sequence ATGAACGACACCCCAGAGATCGGTCCGGTGATCCAGCGCGAACGCAAGGCGCGGCATCTGACCCTTGAGCAACTGGCAGCCCGCTCGGGCGTTTCCAAATCGATGCTGTCCCAGATCGAGCGAAGCGAGGCCAACCCGACATTTGCGGTTCTCTGGAGCCTGACCCAAGCCCTCAAGATCGACTTCACCGACCTGATCGCCGGTGGCGTGGCGCATCGGCAGGCCAACCCGATCGAACTGGTGCCGGTGGCGCATACGCCCGAGATCAAGAGCCCGGATGGCGCCTGGAAGCTGCGTATCCTCAGCCCTCCGGCACTGGCCGGGCGCATGGAGTGGTACGACGTCGAGATCGCGCCCAAGGGCAGGCTCGAAAGCGCCCCGCACGCGCCGGGTACGTTCGAGCACCTGACCGCCCGCAGTGAGGGGCTCGTGGTCGAGACCGAACAGGGCCGCCAGGAACTCGGCGAAGGCGAGACCGCCCGCTATCGCGCCGATGTGGTGCACAAGATTCTCAACGGCGGAGCGGAAGCAGCCCACGCCCTGATGGTCGTGCTCTACGAATAG
- a CDS encoding glycine C-acetyltransferase, whose product MDSGFTDHLKAVLAEIEADGFTKRERELVSPQGGTVRLEGSSERVINLCANNYLGLADEPAIVEAAGAALERYGFGMASVRFICGTNELHRALEERIASYLGKDDAILFGSCFDANGGIFETLLTAEDAVISDALNHASIIDGIRLSKAQRFRYANSDMDDLETQLKAADAAGARFKLIVTDGVFSMDGYVAKLPEICTLAEQYGALVMIDDCHATGHLGDKGRGTPALTGVGNRVDIISGTLGKTLGGAMGGFIAASQPIIDILRQRARPYLFSNALAPSIVAGSIKALEIAEAADDRRERLKRHAQRFRTALGEAGFDLLPGETPIIPVMLNDANRATAMAQELGRRGVMVTAFSFPVVPKGKARIRTQMSAALTDEDIGFAIGAFIDAGKALSII is encoded by the coding sequence ATGGATTCCGGATTTACCGATCACCTCAAGGCAGTCCTCGCCGAGATCGAGGCGGATGGCTTCACCAAGCGCGAACGCGAACTGGTAAGCCCTCAAGGCGGAACCGTTCGACTGGAAGGTTCGAGCGAGCGCGTCATCAATCTTTGCGCCAACAACTACCTCGGTCTGGCCGACGAGCCAGCCATCGTGGAGGCGGCGGGGGCGGCGCTCGAGCGCTACGGCTTCGGAATGGCGTCGGTTCGCTTCATCTGCGGCACCAATGAGCTGCACCGCGCGCTCGAGGAGCGCATCGCCAGCTATTTGGGCAAGGACGACGCCATCCTCTTCGGCTCGTGCTTCGATGCCAATGGCGGCATCTTCGAGACGTTGCTGACCGCCGAGGATGCGGTGATTTCCGATGCCCTCAACCACGCCTCGATCATCGACGGCATCCGCCTCTCCAAGGCGCAGCGCTTCCGTTACGCCAATAGCGACATGGATGACCTGGAAACGCAGCTCAAGGCGGCCGACGCCGCCGGAGCGCGTTTCAAGCTGATCGTAACCGACGGCGTCTTCTCGATGGACGGCTACGTCGCCAAGCTCCCCGAGATCTGCACGCTCGCCGAGCAGTACGGCGCGCTGGTGATGATCGATGATTGCCACGCCACCGGCCATCTTGGCGACAAGGGCAGGGGCACCCCGGCGCTGACCGGCGTCGGCAACCGCGTCGATATCATCTCGGGCACGCTCGGCAAGACCTTGGGCGGCGCCATGGGCGGCTTCATCGCGGCGAGCCAGCCGATCATCGATATCCTGCGCCAGCGCGCGCGGCCCTATCTCTTCTCGAACGCCCTGGCCCCCTCCATCGTCGCCGGCTCGATCAAGGCGCTCGAAATCGCCGAAGCTGCCGATGATCGCCGCGAGCGCCTCAAGCGCCACGCGCAGCGGTTCCGGACGGCGCTGGGCGAAGCAGGTTTCGACCTGCTGCCCGGCGAGACGCCAATCATTCCGGTCATGCTCAACGACGCCAACCGCGCGACGGCCATGGCGCAGGAACTGGGCAGGCGCGGCGTCATGGTGACGGCCTTCTCCTTCCCGGTGGTCCCCAAGGGCAAGGCACGTATTCGCACACAGATGTCGGCGGCTCTCACCGACGAAGACATCGGCTTTGCCATCGGCGCCTTCATAGACGCGGGCAAGGCTCTCTCGATTATCTAG
- the tdh gene encoding L-threonine 3-dehydrogenase translates to MKALVKAKAEPGIWLEDVPVPQIGPDDVLVKVHKTGICGTDIHIYKWDEWAQRTIPVPMTVGHEYCGEIVELGANVRNLSIGQRVSGEGHVIGMKSRASRGGRFHLDPETRGIGVNLPGAFAEYVRIPAFNIVPLPETISDELGAILDPLGNAVHTALTFDLVGEDVLVTGAGPIGIMGAAIARHVGARHVVITDVDAKRLELAGQTADVVPVNVAEEKLEDVMVRLGMREGFDVGLEMSGSPQALDQMLDHLVMGGKVALLGLPAKPFLFDLSKVVLRMITLKGIYGREMFETWHKMLAMLESGLDVSGVITDRFKAEDYQTAFAKAAAGGSGKIVLEWV, encoded by the coding sequence ATGAAGGCTCTCGTGAAAGCCAAGGCCGAGCCGGGGATCTGGCTCGAAGACGTGCCCGTGCCGCAGATCGGGCCGGACGACGTGCTGGTGAAGGTCCACAAGACCGGCATCTGCGGCACCGACATCCACATCTACAAGTGGGACGAGTGGGCGCAGCGGACGATTCCGGTGCCCATGACGGTGGGTCACGAATATTGCGGCGAGATCGTCGAACTGGGCGCCAACGTGCGCAACCTTTCGATCGGCCAGCGCGTCTCGGGCGAAGGGCACGTCATCGGCATGAAGAGCCGCGCCTCGCGCGGCGGCCGCTTCCACCTCGATCCCGAAACCCGGGGCATCGGCGTCAACCTGCCGGGCGCCTTCGCCGAATATGTGCGCATCCCGGCGTTCAACATCGTGCCGCTGCCGGAGACGATCTCCGATGAACTGGGCGCGATCCTCGATCCGCTGGGCAACGCGGTTCATACGGCGCTGACATTCGATCTCGTGGGCGAGGACGTGCTGGTGACCGGGGCAGGCCCTATAGGCATCATGGGCGCGGCCATTGCCCGCCATGTAGGCGCGCGGCACGTGGTCATCACCGACGTTGACGCCAAGCGGCTCGAACTCGCCGGCCAGACGGCCGACGTGGTACCGGTCAACGTTGCCGAGGAGAAGCTCGAGGACGTTATGGTGCGCCTCGGCATGCGCGAGGGTTTTGACGTGGGGCTCGAGATGAGCGGCTCCCCGCAGGCGCTCGACCAGATGCTCGATCACCTGGTGATGGGCGGCAAGGTGGCGCTGCTCGGCCTGCCGGCCAAGCCGTTCCTCTTCGACCTCTCCAAGGTCGTGCTGCGCATGATCACGCTCAAAGGCATCTATGGCCGCGAGATGTTCGAGACCTGGCACAAGATGCTGGCCATGCTCGAAAGCGGGCTGGATGTGAGCGGGGTGATCACCGATCGGTTCAAGGCCGAGGATTACCAGACCGCGTTCGCCAAGGCGGCGGCGGGCGGTTCGGGCAAGATCGTGCTGGAGTGGGTTTAG
- a CDS encoding Gfo/Idh/MocA family protein — protein MRYAIVGTGARHQMFRNAIARNFGNRHEIAALADLNPHRLALSAGWVKDNASREVPTYLATDFDRMIAEQQPDTVIVTTPDFTHNEYIVAALKAGRDVITEKPMTTDLKRLKAILDAQRESGKSVTVTFNYRYTPARTQLKDILMSGAIGEITAVDFRWYLDRVHGADYFRRWHRYKDRSGGLLVHKSTHHFDLVNWWLGSTPTRINANGKLAFYTPEMAKKLGLEGHGVRCHGCPVAERCDFRLDLDTDEALKALYLDAEEDDGYLRDKCVFADDITIEDTMQVQAEYASGASLNYTLVAYSPWEGLEVKFHGTKGELTHRHVEVHGVFGGKRDHAHKDGITTELHLAGGLPQSIPVWEGTGDHGGADPVMLGYIFDKENMEPDRYGRASNQVQGAWSILTGISANRSMATGEVVDVDALLAEYDISLPRG, from the coding sequence ATGAGATACGCCATCGTCGGCACTGGTGCGCGGCACCAGATGTTCCGCAACGCTATTGCCCGCAACTTCGGAAATCGCCATGAAATCGCGGCGCTTGCCGACCTGAACCCGCACCGCCTGGCGCTGTCCGCCGGCTGGGTGAAGGACAATGCCAGCCGCGAGGTGCCGACCTACCTCGCCACCGATTTCGACCGCATGATCGCCGAGCAGCAGCCCGATACGGTGATCGTCACCACGCCCGACTTCACGCACAACGAATACATCGTGGCGGCCCTCAAGGCGGGGCGGGACGTCATCACCGAAAAGCCGATGACCACCGATCTCAAGCGGCTCAAGGCAATTCTCGACGCCCAGCGCGAGAGCGGCAAGTCGGTGACGGTGACGTTCAACTACCGCTATACGCCGGCCCGGACCCAGCTCAAGGATATCCTGATGTCGGGCGCGATCGGGGAGATCACAGCTGTCGATTTCCGCTGGTATCTCGACCGGGTGCATGGCGCCGACTATTTCCGTCGCTGGCACCGCTACAAGGATCGTTCCGGCGGACTATTGGTCCATAAGTCCACCCACCATTTCGACCTCGTCAACTGGTGGCTGGGTTCGACCCCGACCCGTATCAATGCCAATGGCAAGCTGGCTTTCTATACGCCGGAAATGGCCAAGAAACTCGGGCTGGAAGGGCACGGCGTGCGTTGTCACGGCTGCCCGGTGGCCGAGCGGTGCGACTTCCGCCTCGACCTGGATACCGACGAGGCGCTCAAGGCGCTCTATCTCGACGCCGAGGAGGACGACGGGTACCTGCGCGACAAGTGCGTGTTCGCCGACGACATCACCATCGAGGACACCATGCAGGTGCAGGCCGAATATGCGAGCGGTGCCAGCCTCAACTACACGCTGGTGGCCTATAGTCCGTGGGAAGGCCTGGAGGTTAAGTTCCACGGCACCAAGGGCGAACTGACGCATCGCCACGTGGAAGTGCATGGCGTATTCGGCGGCAAGCGTGACCATGCCCACAAGGACGGGATCACCACCGAGCTTCACCTGGCGGGCGGGTTGCCGCAGTCGATTCCCGTCTGGGAAGGAACCGGCGACCACGGCGGCGCCGACCCGGTGATGCTGGGCTATATCTTCGACAAGGAGAACATGGAGCCCGATCGCTATGGTCGCGCCTCCAACCAGGTGCAGGGCGCGTGGTCCATTCTTACGGGCATCTCCGCGAACCGGTCCATGGCCACCGGCGAAGTTGTCGATGTCGATGCATTGCTCGCCGAGTATGATATCAGTCTGCCCAGAGGGTGA
- a CDS encoding GntR family transcriptional regulator, which produces MNEQTEIAAGDGMDTIATRMMTNLRDAIVRLDLKPGDTISEAEVAERFGVSRQPVREAFIRLGQQGLLLIRPKRATMVKRISEDGVGQSRFIREAIEVEIIRRAAAALTEATGPMLEAILAQQNAAAAAGDIGLFHTLDETFHRALAQTAGVEYAWQLIDDHKIQLDRVRYLTLPRSDPPRTIGEHRAITDAVLAGNGAAAEAALRAHLGKAEALLHQAKADFPDYFE; this is translated from the coding sequence ATGAACGAACAGACTGAAATCGCTGCCGGAGATGGCATGGACACGATCGCCACGCGAATGATGACCAATCTGCGTGACGCGATCGTGCGCCTGGACCTCAAGCCGGGAGACACGATTTCGGAGGCCGAGGTCGCCGAGCGCTTCGGCGTCTCGCGCCAACCTGTTCGCGAGGCGTTTATCCGGCTTGGCCAGCAGGGCCTGCTGCTGATCAGGCCCAAGCGCGCGACCATGGTCAAGCGCATCTCCGAAGACGGCGTCGGGCAGTCCCGGTTCATCCGGGAGGCCATCGAAGTCGAAATCATCCGCCGGGCTGCTGCCGCACTGACCGAAGCGACCGGCCCGATGCTCGAAGCAATTCTGGCGCAGCAGAACGCGGCCGCGGCAGCGGGCGACATAGGCCTCTTTCACACGCTCGACGAGACTTTCCACCGGGCGCTGGCACAGACGGCGGGCGTCGAATACGCCTGGCAGCTCATCGACGACCACAAGATCCAGTTGGATCGGGTCCGCTACCTGACCCTGCCGCGCTCCGATCCGCCGCGGACCATCGGCGAACACCGCGCGATCACCGACGCGGTCCTCGCCGGCAATGGCGCGGCCGCCGAAGCGGCGCTGCGCGCGCACCTCGGCAAGGCGGAGGCGCTGCTCCACCAGGCCAAGGCGGATTTTCCCGACTATTTCGAGTAA